Proteins from a single region of Candidatus Thermoplasmatota archaeon:
- a CDS encoding creatininase family protein, whose protein sequence is MELDSLTFPEFEARVTPRTVVLWPIGIVEEHGPHLPLSTDSLQAEWTCAEVARRTGALVLPPLRYGNAVTTRPFPGTISLSFDTVRAVARDVLRECDRNALRRVVIVSGHAGGGHMRALKVAAEEVLEEGRNMKIAVLSDWDLVPELRRTALANAAPADDGHAGTAETSRVLAIAPDAVRASRPGPSPAKFPEFRVEIDTRGRIPSGVIGGDPSRATAELGRAINEHVASRLAGIVKDLAAED, encoded by the coding sequence GTGGAACTCGACAGCCTCACGTTCCCCGAGTTCGAGGCTCGGGTCACGCCCCGCACGGTCGTCCTTTGGCCCATCGGCATCGTGGAGGAGCACGGTCCGCACCTTCCGCTTTCGACGGATTCGCTCCAGGCCGAGTGGACGTGCGCGGAGGTCGCGCGGCGGACCGGAGCCCTCGTCCTCCCGCCCCTGCGATATGGAAACGCCGTGACGACGCGCCCCTTCCCGGGCACGATCTCGCTCTCCTTCGACACCGTGCGCGCGGTCGCCCGCGACGTGCTCCGCGAATGCGATCGGAACGCCCTCCGGCGGGTCGTGATCGTGTCGGGCCACGCGGGCGGCGGTCACATGCGCGCGCTCAAGGTCGCGGCCGAGGAGGTCCTCGAGGAGGGCCGGAACATGAAGATCGCCGTCCTTTCCGATTGGGATCTCGTGCCGGAGCTCCGAAGGACGGCCCTCGCGAACGCCGCGCCGGCGGACGACGGCCACGCCGGGACCGCCGAGACGTCGCGCGTGCTCGCGATCGCGCCGGACGCGGTGCGCGCGTCTCGGCCGGGCCCGTCGCCCGCGAAGTTTCCCGAGTTCCGCGTGGAGATCGACACCCGCGGTCGCATCCCGTCCGGCGTCATCGGGGGCGACCCGTCGCGCGCGACGGCGGAGCTCGGGCGCGCCATCAACGAGCACGTCGCGTCGAGGCTTGCGGGCATCGTCAAAGATCTCGCGGCCGAGGACTAG
- a CDS encoding NMD3-related protein, with protein sequence MSDAPRRSTIPCVACGQAVSEDLVDGLCRACFVLKNRFSAMPQNVDLEVCVHCGARKRGEIWVDDTLPYEATIEAAVEEAVSVDRRVKAAAVDVELKGEDQRNFLATVKVAGSAEGIAFEEIHTPRARVKNATCLRCSRIQGGYYEAVIQLRAEDRDIDDEELARARAVASRAIERIVGDGDRNAFVLKDEFHHGGLDVYVGTINAARILAKALSNEMGGRQRESAKLVGQKDGRDIFRLTFLVKIPSYRVGDFVLVAERPHLVTAIQQKRVSLGDPVTGAIHSRERDDLERVTVLARREAREAVVVSATGSELQLLDPWTYATVSVLRPSFFAGETPATVHVARHEGELFVFPPRAS encoded by the coding sequence ATGAGCGACGCCCCGCGCCGGTCCACGATCCCCTGCGTCGCCTGCGGCCAGGCCGTCTCCGAGGACCTCGTGGACGGCCTCTGCCGGGCCTGCTTCGTCCTGAAGAACAGATTCTCCGCGATGCCCCAGAATGTCGACCTCGAGGTGTGCGTCCACTGCGGCGCGCGCAAGCGTGGCGAGATCTGGGTCGACGATACCTTGCCGTACGAGGCGACCATCGAGGCCGCCGTCGAGGAGGCCGTGAGCGTCGACCGGCGCGTGAAGGCCGCCGCCGTGGACGTCGAGCTCAAAGGCGAGGACCAGCGCAACTTCCTCGCGACGGTGAAGGTCGCGGGGTCGGCGGAAGGCATCGCCTTCGAGGAGATCCACACGCCGAGGGCGCGGGTGAAGAACGCGACGTGCCTGCGGTGCAGCCGCATCCAGGGCGGCTACTACGAAGCCGTCATCCAGCTCCGCGCGGAGGACCGCGACATCGACGACGAGGAGCTCGCGCGCGCACGCGCCGTCGCGTCCCGCGCGATCGAGCGCATCGTCGGGGACGGGGATCGCAACGCGTTCGTCCTCAAGGACGAGTTCCATCACGGCGGCCTCGACGTCTACGTGGGAACCATCAACGCCGCCCGCATCCTCGCGAAGGCGCTTTCGAACGAGATGGGCGGGCGCCAGCGCGAAAGCGCGAAGCTCGTCGGCCAGAAGGACGGCCGCGACATCTTCCGCCTCACCTTCCTCGTCAAGATCCCGAGCTACCGCGTCGGGGACTTCGTGCTCGTGGCCGAAAGGCCGCACCTCGTGACCGCGATCCAACAGAAGCGCGTGTCTCTCGGAGACCCCGTGACAGGCGCGATCCATTCGCGCGAGCGCGACGACCTCGAGCGCGTCACCGTCCTCGCGCGGCGGGAGGCGCGGGAGGCGGTCGTCGTCTCCGCGACCGGTTCCGAGCTGCAGCTTCTCGACCCGTGGACGTACGCGACCGTTTCCGTGCTCCGCCCGTCCTTCTTCGCGGGCGAGACGCCCGCGACCGTGCATGTCGCGCGGCACGAAGGCGAGCTGTTCGTCTTCCCGCCGCGCGCGAGCTAG
- a CDS encoding minichromosome maintenance protein MCM — MQREAASSEDPQTKNWERFLKTYCKARVNEAAQAYPAKRSVVVSFWDLERHDPQLADWTLLSPTQSLRAGEEALKSIDMPVDPRPKLHLRLENLPESARVEVRDLRGDHMGKIIAVKGLVKKVTEVRPKIQDALYQCKVCGSLIRESQDEHLVLKEPVECYEDQGGCGRSGSFRLVLDEARGQRSSFIDTQKIEIQESPENMRGGEQPQRLVIYAEDDLCGLVAPGDRVTVNGILRSSVRKQGNTKSTILDIHLESVYLEMDQEEYDEVEITPEEEEEIRRASRDPELYLKMRASIAPEIYGMEAEKEALLLQLFGGLAKRLPNGGRLRGDIHILFVGDPGVAKSQLIREMSRLAPRGIYTSGKSSSAAGLTAAAVKDDFGEGRWTLEAGALVLADKGIACIDEIDKMDKNDQSSMHEAMEQQTISIAKAGISATLQSRCAILGAANPKLGRFDPFQPITDQINFPPALLSRFDCIFVLTDKPEAARDAMLASHILEVHRGGAMNESIRNRSDSPFTVEDVQRALRKVDPAIDSKFLRKYVAFAKRSCFPVITQEAKEKIRDYYVGLRRQAQGENGGPIPLTARQLEAFVRLSEASAKVRLSDEANGEDADRAIRIVEYYLRRIAGGEGGLLDIDLVSSGVSHSQRQVIPIIEETIRRLSAGTEFGAPFDEVLRECESQGVPPDKTRDILKRLKQNGTIFEPRSEHFRLASR, encoded by the coding sequence ATGCAGAGGGAGGCTGCGTCGAGCGAGGATCCCCAGACGAAGAACTGGGAGCGCTTCCTCAAGACCTACTGCAAGGCCCGCGTGAACGAAGCGGCGCAGGCCTACCCGGCCAAGCGGTCCGTCGTCGTCTCGTTCTGGGACCTCGAGCGTCACGACCCGCAGCTTGCCGACTGGACGCTTCTCAGCCCCACGCAGAGCCTGCGCGCCGGGGAGGAGGCCCTGAAGAGCATCGACATGCCGGTCGACCCCCGCCCGAAGCTCCACCTGCGGCTCGAGAATCTCCCCGAATCGGCCCGCGTCGAGGTCCGCGACCTCCGCGGGGACCACATGGGGAAGATCATCGCCGTGAAGGGCCTCGTGAAGAAGGTCACCGAGGTGCGCCCGAAGATCCAGGACGCCCTCTACCAGTGCAAGGTCTGCGGATCGCTCATCCGCGAGTCGCAGGACGAGCACCTCGTCCTCAAGGAGCCGGTCGAGTGCTACGAGGACCAGGGCGGCTGCGGCCGCAGCGGCTCGTTCCGCCTCGTCCTCGACGAGGCGCGCGGCCAGCGCTCGTCGTTCATCGACACGCAGAAGATCGAGATCCAGGAAAGTCCCGAGAACATGCGCGGCGGCGAGCAGCCCCAGCGCCTCGTCATCTACGCGGAGGACGACCTCTGCGGCCTCGTCGCGCCCGGCGACCGCGTGACCGTGAACGGGATCCTCCGGTCCTCGGTCCGCAAGCAGGGCAACACGAAGAGCACGATCCTCGACATCCACCTCGAGTCCGTCTATCTCGAGATGGATCAGGAGGAGTACGACGAGGTCGAGATCACGCCGGAGGAAGAGGAGGAGATCCGCCGCGCAAGCCGCGATCCGGAGCTCTACCTGAAGATGCGCGCCTCGATCGCGCCCGAGATCTACGGCATGGAGGCCGAAAAGGAGGCCCTCCTCCTGCAGCTTTTCGGCGGCCTCGCGAAACGCCTCCCGAACGGCGGGCGTCTCAGGGGCGACATCCACATCCTGTTCGTGGGAGACCCGGGCGTCGCGAAGTCGCAGCTCATCCGCGAGATGTCGCGCCTCGCGCCGCGCGGCATCTATACCTCGGGCAAGTCCTCGTCAGCCGCCGGCCTCACCGCGGCGGCCGTCAAGGACGACTTCGGCGAAGGCCGCTGGACGCTCGAAGCGGGCGCGCTCGTGCTCGCGGACAAGGGTATCGCCTGCATCGACGAGATCGACAAGATGGACAAGAACGACCAATCGTCCATGCACGAGGCGATGGAGCAGCAGACGATCTCGATCGCGAAGGCCGGCATCTCCGCGACGCTCCAGTCCCGCTGCGCGATCCTCGGCGCCGCGAACCCGAAGCTCGGCCGCTTCGATCCGTTCCAGCCCATCACGGACCAGATCAACTTCCCGCCCGCGCTCCTGTCCCGCTTCGACTGCATCTTCGTCCTCACAGACAAGCCCGAGGCGGCGCGGGACGCGATGCTCGCGAGCCACATCCTCGAAGTCCATCGCGGCGGCGCGATGAACGAGAGCATCCGCAACCGCTCGGACTCGCCGTTCACGGTGGAGGACGTGCAACGCGCGCTCCGCAAGGTCGACCCCGCGATCGACTCGAAGTTCCTTCGCAAATACGTCGCCTTCGCGAAACGTTCCTGCTTCCCGGTCATCACGCAGGAGGCGAAGGAGAAGATCCGCGACTACTACGTCGGCCTGAGGCGGCAGGCGCAGGGCGAGAATGGCGGGCCCATTCCGCTCACGGCCCGACAGCTCGAAGCCTTCGTCCGCTTGTCCGAAGCCTCCGCGAAAGTCCGGCTCTCGGACGAGGCGAACGGCGAGGACGCGGACCGCGCGATCCGGATCGTCGAGTACTACCTCCGGAGGATCGCGGGCGGCGAGGGCGGTCTTTTGGACATCGACCTCGTGTCGAGCGGCGTGAGCCATAGCCAGCGCCAGGTGATCCCGATCATCGAGGAGACGATCCGCCGCCTCTCCGCCGGCACCGAGTTCGGCGCTCCGTTCGACGAGGTCCTCCGCGAGTGCGAGTCCCAGGGCGTGCCTCCGGACAAGACGCGCGACATCCTGAAGCGTCTCAAGCAGAACGGCACCATCTTCGAGCCCCGCTCGGAGCATTTCCGCCTCGCTTCGCGCTAG
- a CDS encoding DUF424 family protein, translated as MAAPRFRMKVHRTGREVLVAASDEELVGREFREGDLKLHVHESFYGSEGTDEGTLVNHLRACTIANLVGVNVITVAVRHGFIDPDHIIEIGGIPHAQLATL; from the coding sequence GTGGCCGCGCCGCGCTTCCGCATGAAGGTCCATCGCACCGGGCGGGAGGTCCTCGTCGCCGCGTCCGACGAGGAGCTCGTCGGCCGCGAGTTCCGCGAGGGAGACCTCAAGCTCCACGTCCACGAGAGCTTCTACGGGTCCGAGGGGACCGACGAGGGAACCCTCGTCAACCATCTGCGCGCGTGCACCATCGCGAACCTCGTCGGCGTGAACGTCATCACGGTCGCCGTCCGCCACGGTTTCATCGACCCCGACCACATCATCGAGATCGGCGGCATCCCGCACGCCCAGCTCGCGACGCTTTGA